Sequence from the Verrucomicrobiota bacterium genome:
TTGGCGGCGTTCGATTCCCTACGCGTCATTCGTCACTTTCGATGCCCCAAGCCGCGAGACCTGCACTGTCCGGCGGCCGCGCACGAACACGCCCTTGCAAGCGCTGGCCGTGATGAATGATCCGGTGTATGTCGAAGCCGCGCGGAGTTTCGGCCTGCGAATCATGCAACAAGGCGGCGCGAGCGTCGCGGACCGTGTGAGGTATGCCTTTCGAGTTTGCCTGGGCCGAAGTCCGACGGCGGCAGAACTGGATCGAATTACAAAAGCGTTCGATGCCGAGCTCGATCACTTCCTCAAGCATCGCGCGGACGCAAACCAGCTTGTCCACGTTGGCGCCACACCGCCCCCGGCGAACGTCGATGTGATCGAACTCGCCGCGTGGACCTTGATTGGCCAGGTGCTCTTGAATCTGGATGAAACGATCACGAAAGGATGACCTTTAACCGTTTGAAATAGATCAAGCTTATGATCCTCGAATCGGAATTCAGAAAAACAATGGCGCGCCGGGCGTTTCTCAAGACGACCGGCCTGAGTCTCGGCTCCGTGGCCTTGGCGTCGCTCCTCAACGACAGATTGCTCGCGGCCAGCACGCCGGCAGCAGCACTCAAGTCCCTTGGCGCGGTGAATCCTCTGCATTTTGCCCCGCACGCCAAACGCGTGATTTACCTCTTCATGTCCGGAGCGCCGTCACAAATCGACCTCTACGATCCGAAGCCCAAGCTCCGCGAACTGACCGGGCAACTGCTGCCCGAATCGGTGCGCATGGGCCAGCGCATCACGGGCATGACCAGCGGACAGAAGTATCTGCTCTGTGTGGGATCGCCGTTCGAGTTCAAGCGCCAGGGCAAATGCGGCATGGAAATCAGCGAATTGTTGCCGCACATCGGCAGCGTGGCAGATGAAATCGCCTTGCTGCGCGCCGTCCACACCGATCCGATCAATCACGACCCGGCCGTGACTTATCTCTTCTCGGGCCACCAGCAGCCGGGTCGCCCCGCGCTGGGCGCGTGGGTTTCATACGGCCTGGGCAGCGAAAACAGCAGCTTGCCAGCCTTCGTGGTGATGATCTCGGGCCGCGGCGGCCAATCGCTTCAGACGCGCTACTGGGGCAATGGATTTTTGCCGAGCAACCACCAGGGCGTGCAATTCCGCGGGCAGGGGGATCCCGTGCTGTTCATTTCCGATCCGCCTGGACTGAGCCACGAAACGCGGCGCCGAATGCTGGACCATGTCCAGGCCCTCAACCGCCTCCAGCTCGAACAATTGAACGACCCGGAAATCGCGACCCG
This genomic interval carries:
- a CDS encoding DUF1501 domain-containing protein codes for the protein MILESEFRKTMARRAFLKTTGLSLGSVALASLLNDRLLAASTPAAALKSLGAVNPLHFAPHAKRVIYLFMSGAPSQIDLYDPKPKLRELTGQLLPESVRMGQRITGMTSGQKYLLCVGSPFEFKRQGKCGMEISELLPHIGSVADEIALLRAVHTDPINHDPAVTYLFSGHQQPGRPALGAWVSYGLGSENSSLPAFVVMISGRGGQSLQTRYWGNGFLPSNHQGVQFRGQGDPVLFISDPPGLSHETRRRMLDHVQALNRLQLEQLNDPEIATRIDAYEMAFRMQTSVPELMDISREPKEILDLYGAEPGKPSFANNCLLARRLSERGVRFVKLLHRDWDHHGGLPQGIRQQALQTDKASAALLKDLKQRGLLDETLVVWGGEFGRTAYSQGNISKESFGRDHHPRCYSLWMAGGGIKGGTVFGKTDDFSYNILRDGVHINDLHATILHCLGIDHERLTYRFQGRDFRLTDVAGKVVKDILV